One segment of Rhodopirellula baltica SH 1 DNA contains the following:
- a CDS encoding PVC-type heme-binding CxxCH protein, with protein MDPSKLPAKTRLALVGNGTAQRMSLYGHLETMLHLRTSDNPLVVRNFGWPTDEVSKQQRPGNYTVIDDPFKVFAPQAFLCFFGMNESFAGDDMEQIAKFEADYHAYLDELAKQFGSDGRPVQFALVTPIAFEPSGNPLQPDGSLHNRYLTAYADAVKRVGKQRELTVVDVFTPTAELFQQQIGCQFTTNGMHLNEAGDEAVSLLIDAALFDGAGPAVGAERFEAMRQVVNDKAWLHQQDYRMLNGWYVYGGRRTWDTETFPGEFQKIRKMVAVRDQHLWDMSAGRDVPDEVDDSKTGEVFIPETMFGSRDDSFREMREPKTLEYPTPEQSISQMEIPDGFEVECFASEKEFPELANPTQIAFDQRGRLWVSCMVNYPQWLPGSSRPSDRLLIFEDTDGDGKADKCKPFYDKLICPTGFEFYKDGVLVIDEPHILFLRDTDGDDVADEVTHVLDGIGTDDTHHAMGAWEYSNGGRLHMQEGIAMSTTVETPWGPVREAGASGSYVWDLESLRLTHFRTPGQYNPWCLVFDQHGNGIIGDGTNAQHHWTNALSGGDVRSRKTLEPIFNNHGIRPAAGNEILHSRQFPEEFRNRLIYACVINMHGMPAFEIRDQDDEAGLTGERTDDLLVSTDMFFRPVDPKIGPDGALWFGDWCNALIGHMQYSQRDPNRDHEHGRIYRMRHKERPLLDVVTQSDLPTIEVMDQLLAFETRTRYRARRALLSRPAEEVVAASKLWLQDNPAAEAALEILWVQEAFHNVDLDLARKVLAEGNFQQRAAATHVVGNEWRFLSGNEQANSSDQIELSVDLPFVQFLLEAGRDDHARVRLESLRAASLMDHPVGVRVALAGIDRPADKWIQYVLEHTMSALSKHWDGDSVEIQELIASLPAKAAEYLKEYKIATGPGAEVYRPLKILADVDAKQEDQLVALQQVVAASRGNAETGAKVFERVCSACHLHGKLGKAFGPELTDIGERMTKEHIIRSIVWPNEEIAKGYETVMILTYDGEAIGGFILKEDEETISLGIADGKTKVIDKEEIEIRKPMKASSMPEGLTETVAPSEFLDLLAFLGGEWIATNPNTDYPLRKDGNLIEVTRDSMISVPGDWPAVWNREAEHLFSGEGVRKDRFAVHSKQPATDPAVILRLANPAELVRGTITNRRDEEFHDRAKGLAVWTSNDGKDWTRVWKSESPQAEWKVELPEGTVAKYIKIGLEGTGIFHIDRAVFFGRPAKGK; from the coding sequence ATGGACCCATCCAAACTGCCTGCAAAAACTCGTTTGGCGTTGGTCGGCAATGGAACGGCGCAGCGGATGAGCCTGTACGGGCATTTGGAAACCATGCTGCATTTGCGAACCAGTGACAATCCACTGGTCGTTCGAAACTTTGGTTGGCCGACCGATGAAGTTTCCAAGCAACAACGCCCTGGCAACTACACGGTCATCGACGATCCATTCAAAGTCTTCGCACCGCAAGCGTTCCTGTGCTTCTTCGGCATGAATGAATCGTTCGCGGGAGACGACATGGAACAAATCGCAAAATTTGAGGCGGACTACCACGCGTACTTGGATGAATTGGCAAAGCAGTTTGGGAGTGATGGACGGCCGGTCCAGTTCGCTTTGGTCACGCCGATCGCCTTTGAACCCAGCGGCAATCCGTTGCAACCCGATGGTTCGCTTCACAATCGTTACTTGACCGCTTATGCCGATGCGGTCAAACGAGTCGGCAAACAGCGTGAGCTAACGGTCGTGGATGTTTTCACACCGACCGCTGAATTGTTTCAACAACAAATTGGCTGCCAATTCACAACCAACGGCATGCATTTAAACGAAGCGGGGGACGAAGCTGTTTCGTTGCTGATCGATGCGGCGTTGTTTGACGGCGCGGGACCGGCGGTCGGTGCAGAACGCTTTGAAGCGATGCGCCAAGTCGTCAACGACAAGGCCTGGTTGCACCAGCAAGACTACCGAATGTTGAACGGATGGTATGTCTACGGTGGACGTCGCACCTGGGACACAGAAACCTTTCCCGGTGAGTTTCAAAAGATTCGCAAGATGGTCGCCGTTCGCGATCAACATCTGTGGGACATGTCTGCCGGTCGCGACGTGCCGGACGAAGTGGACGATTCAAAAACCGGTGAGGTCTTCATTCCCGAAACCATGTTTGGTTCTCGCGATGATTCGTTCCGCGAAATGCGTGAACCTAAGACGTTGGAGTATCCGACACCGGAACAATCCATCTCGCAAATGGAGATTCCCGACGGCTTCGAAGTGGAGTGTTTCGCCAGCGAAAAAGAGTTTCCGGAACTTGCCAACCCAACGCAGATCGCATTCGATCAACGCGGTCGGTTGTGGGTGTCGTGCATGGTCAACTACCCGCAGTGGTTGCCGGGCAGCAGTCGCCCGAGTGATCGATTGCTGATCTTTGAAGACACCGACGGCGACGGCAAAGCGGACAAGTGCAAACCGTTTTATGACAAATTGATTTGTCCAACCGGATTTGAGTTTTACAAAGACGGCGTGTTGGTCATCGACGAACCGCACATCTTGTTTTTGCGAGACACCGATGGAGACGATGTCGCCGATGAAGTGACACACGTGTTGGACGGAATCGGAACCGACGACACTCACCATGCGATGGGCGCTTGGGAATATTCCAATGGCGGCCGCCTGCACATGCAGGAAGGCATCGCGATGTCGACGACCGTTGAAACACCTTGGGGACCTGTTCGAGAAGCGGGCGCATCGGGCAGTTACGTTTGGGATTTGGAAAGCCTGCGACTGACACACTTCCGCACGCCCGGTCAATACAACCCATGGTGTTTAGTCTTTGATCAACACGGCAATGGAATCATTGGTGACGGGACCAATGCCCAGCACCACTGGACGAACGCATTGTCGGGTGGTGATGTCCGTTCGCGAAAAACGTTGGAGCCGATTTTCAACAACCACGGAATCCGTCCGGCGGCAGGCAACGAGATCCTGCACTCACGTCAGTTCCCAGAAGAGTTTCGCAACCGTTTGATCTACGCGTGTGTGATCAACATGCACGGGATGCCAGCGTTCGAAATTCGCGACCAAGATGACGAAGCAGGTTTGACCGGTGAGCGAACGGATGACTTGTTGGTCAGCACGGACATGTTCTTCCGACCCGTCGATCCAAAGATTGGGCCGGATGGCGCGTTGTGGTTCGGCGATTGGTGCAACGCCCTGATCGGTCATATGCAGTACTCGCAGCGAGATCCAAACCGCGATCACGAACACGGCCGGATCTACCGGATGCGTCACAAAGAACGTCCTTTGCTCGACGTTGTGACGCAGTCGGATCTGCCGACGATCGAGGTGATGGACCAACTGTTGGCATTCGAGACTCGAACCCGATACCGTGCTCGGCGAGCACTGCTCAGTCGTCCCGCCGAGGAAGTGGTTGCGGCATCGAAGCTATGGTTGCAGGACAATCCGGCTGCTGAAGCTGCTCTTGAGATCCTTTGGGTACAAGAAGCATTTCACAACGTCGACTTGGATCTTGCCCGAAAGGTTTTAGCGGAGGGCAATTTTCAGCAACGTGCCGCCGCGACTCATGTCGTTGGCAACGAATGGCGTTTTCTGTCCGGCAACGAGCAAGCCAACTCATCGGATCAAATCGAATTGTCGGTCGACCTTCCGTTTGTGCAGTTCCTCTTGGAAGCCGGTCGAGATGATCATGCTCGCGTGCGACTTGAATCGCTTCGTGCTGCTAGCCTGATGGATCATCCCGTCGGAGTTCGTGTGGCTTTGGCCGGGATCGATCGACCTGCTGACAAGTGGATTCAATATGTCTTGGAACACACGATGTCGGCGTTGTCGAAGCACTGGGACGGTGACTCAGTCGAAATTCAGGAACTGATCGCATCGTTGCCAGCCAAAGCGGCTGAGTATTTGAAGGAATACAAGATCGCGACCGGCCCGGGCGCGGAAGTCTATCGTCCTTTGAAAATCTTGGCCGATGTCGATGCAAAGCAAGAAGACCAATTGGTCGCGTTGCAACAAGTGGTCGCCGCATCTCGTGGGAATGCAGAGACGGGAGCCAAAGTGTTCGAACGTGTTTGTTCAGCTTGTCACTTGCACGGCAAACTTGGCAAGGCGTTTGGTCCTGAGCTGACGGACATCGGAGAACGGATGACGAAGGAACACATCATTCGGTCGATCGTTTGGCCAAACGAAGAAATCGCCAAGGGGTACGAAACGGTCATGATTTTGACCTATGACGGCGAAGCCATTGGCGGCTTTATTTTGAAGGAAGACGAAGAAACGATCTCGTTGGGGATCGCCGACGGTAAAACCAAAGTGATCGATAAGGAAGAGATCGAAATTCGCAAACCGATGAAGGCTAGCAGCATGCCCGAAGGTTTGACCGAAACAGTTGCTCCGAGTGAGTTTTTGGATCTGTTGGCGTTCTTGGGCGGTGAGTGGATCGCGACAAACCCGAACACCGATTACCCGCTTCGCAAAGATGGGAATCTGATCGAGGTGACTCGTGATTCAATGATCAGTGTGCCTGGCGATTGGCCGGCCGTTTGGAACCGCGAAGCGGAGCACTTGTTCAGCGGAGAAGGCGTGCGAAAAGATCGTTTCGCGGTGCACTCGAAGCAGCCCGCAACCGATCCTGCGGTGATCCTTCGGTTGGCAAACCCGGCCGAATTGGTACGCGGCACGATCACGAACCGTCGAGACGAGGAGTTCCACGACCGAGCAAAGGGATTGGCCGTTTGGACTTCCAATGATGGAAAGGATTGGACCCGTGTCTGGAAGAGCGAGTCGCCGCAGGCCGAATGGAAGGTTGAACTTCCCGAGGGCACGGTCGCCAAATACATCAAAATTGGCTTGGAAGGAACTGGCATCTTTCACATCGATCGCGCGGTCTTCTTCGGCCGTCCGGCAAAGGGAAAGTAA
- a CDS encoding FliM/FliN family flagellar motor switch protein produces the protein MSENATEDKPTEPSPPTSSMYKEKVLKIRTTVNVTLAEKKEPLRKILALVPGSMLTFDVHCDRPLTLRAGGHPIATGETVKIGDKFGLRVREIGVPKED, from the coding sequence ATGAGCGAGAACGCAACCGAAGACAAGCCGACCGAACCCAGTCCTCCGACATCGTCGATGTACAAGGAGAAGGTTCTGAAGATCCGCACCACCGTCAACGTCACGTTGGCGGAGAAAAAGGAGCCGCTTCGCAAGATTCTGGCTTTGGTGCCCGGCTCGATGCTCACCTTCGACGTGCATTGCGACCGACCGCTGACGCTGCGTGCGGGTGGTCACCCAATCGCCACCGGCGAAACAGTCAAAATTGGCGACAAGTTCGGTTTGCGAGTCCGCGAAATCGGCGTTCCCAAAGAAGACTGA
- a CDS encoding glycoside hydrolase family 32 protein, whose translation MTTSHHILFVATTVLACVLPASPVQSQYDPHPAGIDYREDYRNQFHFSPKSEWMNDINALIYADGKYHMLYQWGKAIRHGGYATSPDLLHWKDEGVALIPQESFLPAEAKRNVSGAQVYSGSGVLISGETAEKITGSTKEAMVMIYTGTKAGTCLAWSNDGGTTWHDYSGNPVANQTEGADPRDPCVFFHEPTGKWILALYENGTTLYGSDDLVEWKQLSNIDFGYECPDMFELPLDGNTENMKWVLHDANGSYLVGQFDGVRFTPEQETLVMDVGPDFYAGQTFFRPNLPSGDVIQIAWNDHWNGGIGESPWERNATFPVKIGLVTHDGKMKVTRTPIQAITTIYDDTTNWTNETITPEDENGGLLKDVRAEAFDLTATFDLSDSTAGQIVFRIANKEIVYDIEKQLLLGKSLKPDHDKKLTIRMLVDWSSLEVFSAGGVFSYSEQFAFTPDDESVRLFTRGGNVALEKLQLNRVKSIW comes from the coding sequence ATGACCACCTCACACCACATTCTATTTGTCGCCACGACGGTTCTCGCTTGCGTGCTACCGGCTTCTCCCGTCCAGTCTCAATACGACCCGCACCCTGCTGGAATCGACTACCGAGAAGACTACCGCAATCAGTTTCACTTCAGCCCAAAATCGGAGTGGATGAACGACATCAACGCGTTGATCTACGCCGACGGCAAATACCACATGCTGTATCAATGGGGCAAAGCGATTCGCCACGGTGGCTATGCGACCAGCCCCGATTTGCTGCACTGGAAAGACGAAGGCGTCGCGCTCATCCCACAAGAATCATTTTTGCCCGCCGAAGCCAAACGCAATGTCAGCGGAGCACAGGTCTACTCCGGTAGCGGCGTCTTGATTTCAGGAGAAACCGCCGAGAAGATCACCGGCTCAACCAAAGAAGCCATGGTGATGATCTACACCGGAACCAAGGCAGGGACCTGCTTGGCGTGGAGCAACGATGGCGGCACCACATGGCATGACTACTCCGGCAATCCGGTTGCTAACCAAACTGAGGGAGCCGACCCCCGCGATCCGTGCGTGTTCTTCCACGAACCAACCGGCAAGTGGATCCTCGCACTGTACGAGAACGGAACGACGCTCTACGGGTCGGACGATTTGGTCGAGTGGAAACAACTCAGTAACATCGACTTTGGTTACGAGTGCCCGGACATGTTTGAATTGCCACTTGACGGCAACACAGAGAACATGAAGTGGGTTCTTCACGACGCAAATGGTTCCTACTTGGTTGGCCAGTTTGACGGAGTTCGCTTCACACCGGAACAAGAAACTTTGGTGATGGATGTTGGACCCGACTTTTATGCCGGGCAAACCTTCTTTCGGCCCAACCTTCCGTCAGGCGATGTGATTCAAATCGCATGGAACGATCATTGGAACGGAGGCATCGGTGAAAGCCCCTGGGAACGCAACGCAACGTTCCCGGTGAAAATTGGCTTGGTCACTCACGACGGAAAGATGAAAGTCACCCGCACACCAATACAAGCGATCACGACGATCTACGATGACACTACGAATTGGACAAACGAGACAATCACCCCCGAGGATGAAAACGGCGGGCTACTGAAAGACGTTCGCGCCGAGGCATTCGACTTGACCGCGACGTTCGACTTGAGCGACTCCACCGCCGGTCAAATTGTCTTCCGGATCGCAAACAAAGAGATTGTTTACGACATCGAAAAGCAACTGTTGCTAGGAAAGTCACTCAAGCCTGACCACGACAAAAAGCTGACCATCCGCATGTTGGTCGATTGGAGCTCGCTCGAAGTCTTCTCGGCCGGAGGCGTGTTCTCCTACAGCGAGCAGTTTGCTTTCACACCCGACGATGAGTCCGTCCGTTTGTTCACGCGAGGCGGAAACGTTGCCCTGGAAAAGCTGCAGCTCAACCGAGTCAAAAGCATCTGGTGA
- a CDS encoding adenosine kinase: MTHDVYAVGNALVDIQTMVADDLLSELKLDKGIMTLVDDEKQATVLSRFDLPSLSRCAGGSAANTIAAVADFGGKAAFVGKIGDDETGQFFLKDLRALGVTIDVDPQPGTPSGTCAVLITEDAQRTMLTNLAASTALSEADIDEAVIAASKYVYIEGYLFTGEQTKAAAYKAIELAKKNDVKVAFTASDPFLVNMMKDEMWDLIRGPVDLFFCNEEEAKSLTGLEDPIACANKIHESAENVAMTLGPNGSILMHGGEAIPVEGVKVKAIDTTGAGDMYAGGILYGITNGLDWRQSGHLASHAAARVVAQMGARLQKPFTEDEVKQLTDLTV; encoded by the coding sequence ATGACGCATGATGTTTACGCGGTTGGCAATGCTCTCGTTGACATTCAGACAATGGTTGCCGATGACCTGTTGTCCGAACTGAAGCTCGACAAAGGCATCATGACGCTGGTCGATGACGAGAAACAAGCGACTGTGCTGAGTCGATTTGACCTGCCGTCGCTGTCTCGCTGTGCAGGCGGTTCGGCCGCAAACACCATCGCCGCGGTCGCGGATTTTGGTGGCAAAGCTGCTTTCGTCGGCAAAATTGGTGACGACGAAACCGGGCAGTTCTTCTTGAAGGACTTGCGTGCTCTCGGTGTCACCATTGACGTGGATCCTCAGCCTGGGACACCAAGCGGAACATGTGCGGTTTTGATCACCGAAGACGCTCAGCGAACCATGCTGACGAACTTGGCCGCATCGACCGCGTTGTCCGAAGCCGACATCGACGAAGCCGTCATCGCGGCGAGCAAGTACGTCTACATCGAAGGCTACTTGTTCACCGGCGAACAAACCAAAGCGGCCGCTTACAAGGCGATCGAGCTAGCGAAAAAGAACGATGTCAAAGTCGCGTTCACCGCCTCGGATCCTTTCCTCGTCAACATGATGAAGGATGAAATGTGGGATTTGATTCGAGGCCCCGTCGATTTGTTCTTCTGCAATGAAGAAGAGGCCAAGAGTTTGACCGGACTGGAAGACCCGATCGCTTGTGCGAACAAGATTCACGAGTCAGCCGAGAACGTTGCGATGACTCTGGGGCCGAACGGTTCGATCTTGATGCACGGCGGCGAAGCGATTCCCGTGGAAGGCGTGAAGGTCAAAGCGATCGACACGACGGGAGCGGGTGACATGTATGCCGGCGGCATTTTGTACGGCATCACCAACGGTTTGGATTGGCGTCAGTCAGGCCACTTGGCTTCGCACGCCGCCGCCCGGGTGGTGGCTCAAATGGGCGCTCGGTTGCAGAAGCCATTCACCGAAGACGAAGTCAAGCAGCTGACCGATCTGACTGTCTGA
- a CDS encoding peroxiredoxin-like family protein — MSPFASADESSTSSLSAQLKETADNSSKRYPAEVLQTFQRGVEQVRATGIEESAKKVGDEAIDATLKGWDQNEVTLSDVWSEGPVILMWYRGGWCPYCNLQLRAMQKQLSAIEGAGAKLVVLTPEVPEKAKETAEANDLEMLVLHDRKSEVARKYGIVFDLPESILPVYRDKFQLAKRNDNGAMELPLAATYVIDTNGKITYAFVDADYKKRAEPADVVAAVKKLQYLNH; from the coding sequence ATGTCCCCATTTGCATCCGCCGACGAATCATCGACCTCCAGCTTATCAGCCCAACTCAAAGAGACAGCCGACAATTCGTCCAAACGATATCCGGCCGAAGTGCTGCAAACTTTTCAACGTGGCGTCGAGCAAGTGCGTGCGACTGGCATCGAAGAATCGGCCAAGAAAGTCGGTGACGAAGCAATTGACGCGACACTGAAAGGGTGGGACCAAAACGAAGTCACACTCAGCGACGTTTGGTCCGAAGGCCCCGTCATTCTGATGTGGTATCGCGGCGGATGGTGCCCGTACTGCAACCTGCAATTGCGAGCCATGCAGAAACAACTTTCGGCCATCGAAGGCGCTGGTGCAAAGCTCGTCGTCTTGACCCCCGAAGTGCCTGAGAAAGCCAAAGAAACGGCGGAAGCCAACGACCTGGAAATGCTCGTCTTGCACGATCGCAAAAGCGAAGTCGCACGAAAGTACGGCATCGTGTTCGACTTGCCTGAATCAATCCTTCCGGTGTACCGCGACAAATTCCAACTTGCCAAGCGTAATGACAACGGCGCGATGGAACTGCCTCTTGCAGCGACCTACGTGATCGATACCAATGGAAAGATCACCTACGCATTTGTTGATGCGGACTACAAGAAACGCGCCGAACCCGCCGACGTCGTCGCCGCGGTGAAAAAGCTTCAGTATTTGAATCATTGA
- a CDS encoding ATP-dependent helicase, whose translation MDAITKDLTAAQAEAVQHIDGPLLIIAGPGSGKTRVVTHRIAYMLQSGIRPWQIAALTFTNKAADEMRSRVNLLAPNQPVWMGTFHRFCAQQLRRYAPMVGLAENYSIYDSSDSKSAMKRAITAAGVSTSHTSPEQIASAISNAKNRLITPEIMAQQTGRAGDTVAAKVYPVYQQQLLTANAVDFDDLLFHFARLLRENPEVRSNLDEKLKYIMVDEYQDTNLAQYAIVRALSVDHPNLAVTGDPDQSVYGWRGADLNNILDFEKDYPAVKTVRLEQNYRSTPEILRVADQLIRHNRRRKQKNLFTDNPTGEAVTLRQYEDGYKEADGIADEIANQMIAGNAEPRDFAIMCRMNALTRSIEHALRNRGIPYQIVNGLEFYQRKEIKDLLAYLHLINNPRHDVAFQRVINTPTRGIGAKTLERIQRFADDHRIPMLEAARRVDEIDTLSKRAKTLVTSFIRLYDRLCIKATATLEDLLRFLIEEIKFVAYLERTTPEQQDNNPIANVDEFISAAVEFDQMHPEDGSLEAFLEQVALVSDTDAFEDSNNRVTLMTLHAAKGLEFPRVFIIAVEDNLLPHRRSKEDETQLEEERRLLFVGVTRAEQWLQISYAKLRSFRGENQPAIPSMFLGELPRDEMQVVEVKGSRNFFDDAYDDEYPDSWDLVQEPAAVTDTGPAGQTDVADGPRILPMTDQSAIPDVYHDDVPPPKKKKPRVSIQAELKTASDLLQSGVTPLGAYREGSTVRHSEYGEGTIVALTGKGPKRTAKIQFEETEETFRLAFAKIELVER comes from the coding sequence ATGGATGCCATCACAAAAGATCTGACCGCCGCACAAGCCGAAGCGGTCCAGCACATCGACGGACCTCTGCTGATTATCGCCGGCCCCGGTAGCGGTAAGACACGCGTCGTCACCCACCGCATCGCGTACATGCTGCAAAGCGGGATTCGCCCGTGGCAAATCGCGGCTCTGACGTTCACCAATAAAGCCGCCGATGAAATGCGGTCGCGAGTCAATTTGCTCGCCCCCAACCAACCGGTTTGGATGGGAACGTTTCACCGTTTCTGTGCGCAGCAACTTCGGCGTTACGCACCAATGGTCGGACTGGCCGAGAACTACTCGATTTACGATTCGTCCGATTCCAAATCCGCGATGAAACGCGCGATCACAGCGGCGGGCGTTTCAACAAGCCACACATCGCCCGAGCAAATCGCATCGGCGATTTCCAATGCCAAGAACCGGCTGATCACTCCCGAGATCATGGCCCAGCAAACGGGTCGCGCCGGTGACACCGTCGCGGCAAAGGTTTACCCGGTCTATCAACAGCAACTGCTGACCGCCAACGCGGTTGACTTCGATGACTTGCTTTTCCACTTCGCTCGGTTGCTGCGGGAGAACCCCGAGGTGCGATCGAACCTCGATGAGAAACTCAAGTACATCATGGTTGACGAGTACCAAGACACGAACTTGGCTCAGTACGCCATTGTCCGCGCGCTCTCGGTCGACCACCCCAACCTCGCCGTGACGGGTGACCCCGACCAATCGGTCTACGGATGGCGAGGCGCCGACCTCAACAACATTTTAGATTTCGAAAAGGATTACCCGGCGGTCAAAACGGTTCGGCTGGAACAAAACTATCGCAGCACACCCGAAATCCTTCGCGTCGCCGATCAACTGATTCGGCACAATCGACGTCGCAAACAAAAGAACCTGTTCACCGACAACCCGACCGGCGAAGCAGTCACGCTGCGACAGTACGAGGACGGTTACAAAGAAGCCGACGGCATTGCCGATGAGATCGCCAACCAAATGATCGCCGGCAACGCCGAACCTCGCGACTTTGCGATCATGTGCCGGATGAACGCACTGACTCGGTCGATCGAACATGCCCTGCGGAATCGCGGCATCCCGTATCAAATCGTCAACGGTCTGGAGTTCTATCAACGGAAAGAGATCAAGGATCTGCTGGCCTATCTGCACCTGATCAACAACCCTCGTCACGATGTCGCGTTCCAACGTGTGATCAACACGCCCACGAGAGGCATCGGCGCCAAGACGCTGGAGCGAATCCAACGCTTTGCCGACGATCATCGAATTCCAATGCTGGAAGCCGCCCGACGTGTTGACGAGATTGACACGCTTTCCAAACGCGCCAAAACGTTGGTGACGTCCTTCATTCGTCTGTACGATCGTTTGTGCATCAAAGCGACCGCGACGCTGGAGGATCTGCTCCGGTTCTTGATCGAAGAAATCAAATTCGTTGCCTACCTCGAACGAACCACCCCGGAACAACAAGACAACAATCCGATCGCCAACGTCGACGAGTTCATTTCCGCGGCCGTTGAATTCGATCAAATGCATCCGGAAGACGGATCCTTGGAAGCGTTCCTCGAACAGGTCGCGTTGGTCTCGGACACCGACGCGTTCGAGGATTCCAACAACCGCGTGACCTTGATGACGTTGCACGCGGCGAAAGGTTTGGAATTCCCTCGCGTCTTCATCATCGCGGTGGAAGACAACCTGCTGCCTCACCGCCGCAGCAAAGAAGACGAAACACAACTCGAAGAGGAACGTCGCTTACTGTTCGTGGGAGTCACACGAGCCGAACAGTGGTTGCAGATCAGTTACGCAAAACTGCGAAGCTTCCGTGGCGAAAACCAACCTGCGATCCCCAGCATGTTCTTGGGCGAACTGCCTCGTGATGAGATGCAAGTCGTCGAAGTCAAAGGCAGTCGCAACTTCTTTGACGATGCCTATGACGACGAGTACCCGGACTCATGGGACCTGGTCCAAGAACCCGCTGCGGTCACCGACACCGGTCCGGCTGGCCAAACGGACGTCGCTGATGGACCACGAATTCTTCCGATGACGGACCAATCCGCGATTCCGGATGTGTACCACGATGATGTGCCGCCGCCGAAGAAAAAGAAGCCCAGGGTTTCCATCCAAGCCGAACTCAAGACGGCGAGTGATCTGCTGCAATCCGGCGTGACTCCACTGGGTGCCTACCGCGAAGGAAGCACGGTCCGCCACAGCGAGTATGGCGAAGGGACCATCGTCGCTCTAACAGGCAAAGGCCCCAAGCGGACCGCCAAGATTCAGTTTGAAGAAACCGAGGAAACCTTCCGATTGGCATTCGCGAAAATCGAATTGGTGGAACGCTGA
- a CDS encoding RNA polymerase sigma factor produces the protein MNFSTSAAVADSKVDSGNVFTSESIADQTDEQLVAKYRTSGRRDIYEALMRRYEREIYAYLRRYIGNAEMAEDAFQGTFLQVHLKCNQFDLTRRFRPWLYAIATNQAIDVQRRNKRHRMVSLDRPANGQEDDRGGSWSEKLEGAITDPLAAASKEENGRWVHHAVESLGEPMQQVVELVYYQGLKYREAAEILGIPVGTVKSRLHAAVNRLSGLWDDSHDGERDAEEQPGV, from the coding sequence ATGAACTTTTCAACTTCCGCAGCGGTCGCTGATTCGAAGGTGGATTCGGGAAACGTTTTCACCAGCGAATCCATCGCTGATCAAACCGACGAGCAATTGGTTGCGAAATATCGCACCAGCGGTCGTCGCGATATTTACGAAGCCCTGATGCGGCGATATGAACGCGAGATCTACGCGTATCTGCGTCGCTACATCGGCAACGCTGAAATGGCTGAAGATGCCTTCCAGGGTACTTTTCTGCAGGTTCACCTGAAGTGCAACCAGTTTGATTTGACCCGCCGTTTTCGACCTTGGCTGTATGCGATCGCTACCAACCAAGCGATCGATGTGCAGCGTCGTAACAAGCGGCACCGAATGGTCAGTTTGGACCGCCCCGCGAACGGTCAAGAAGATGATCGTGGCGGTAGCTGGTCCGAAAAGCTCGAAGGGGCGATCACGGATCCGTTGGCTGCTGCATCGAAGGAAGAAAACGGGCGCTGGGTGCATCACGCCGTCGAATCGCTCGGCGAGCCAATGCAACAAGTGGTCGAATTGGTCTACTACCAAGGCCTGAAATATCGCGAAGCAGCTGAGATTTTGGGGATTCCCGTTGGGACCGTCAAAAGTCGTTTGCACGCCGCCGTCAATCGCTTGAGCGGCCTTTGGGACGACAGTCACGACGGTGAACGCGACGCGGAAGAACAACCGGGCGTCTGA